acacgTCCATGGAACAAGAGTGCGAAAACGCAGCGCCCCATACCCCTCAAAAACGGCGCTCCccacgctcgccgcgttCTCCTGTGAGCCAAATCACGGATTATTTCAGCACTATTAAGGCCCACTCTCCCAGCAAAGCACCCTCGACATGTATTGTACATGCTCACGCtttgcgcccagcgcggtgTGGTGCAGAAATTCGTGTATCGTACACAACGGCGTCCTTTGCAGAGCAGGTAGGCAAAGGCTTGGGAACGCAGGTTGAGCCGGAAACAGTGCGTACATGGCTCCCTGTCCAGCTGCTCACAGCGCAAGGTTCGCACGAGCGAGCATTATGCCATGAAGTGGAGCGGCAACACAAAGCCCGTAAGCAAGGATCGCCAACAAAGAAGCAACGTGCGGCAGACCAAACGCCACTCACGTCTTTTTTTGCAGTACAGCCCGCCTcatccgcagcgcgcacaatCCTTCGAGCCATGCGAACGCATGTCGAGAAGCGCATGCATGTTACcccgcagcgcccagcTCAAGGCGATGTCTTTTCGGGGCCAGACGACAGCGTGGAGCTGGTGGGGATTGAATGGGCAAAACCAGCTGCAGACATTGTGGTAGACACGTCCAACTCGTCAGTTGAACTGGAATCGCCACGCGCCGTCACGGCGCGGATATGTAAAAACCCCATGTAGACTACTTGTACTTTATCATGAACTAGGACCAGATACCGGCCGACATTGATCCCATTCTTTTTTTTACCCATTGCACAGGCCCCAAGGGGTATCCATCCAGGAACGGTGGGCGAAGCGCATGCAGTAATCTGGAGCGCGTactttgcggcgcactttCTGCACGGTGCTctgcgcttgcattgcTCGGATCCAGCAAGTGTGGCAAGCGCTCAATAGACCACACCAAACCTTCGCGCGAAGTATCTTTGTGCGTGAGGAAGCGTTTAAAACCAAATTTTTCAATACGCCGCCGAAGCATGCCAAACGAGATACTGGAGCGAATATCTGCTGTTGTGATGCAGCCTGTTTTTGCTAGAATACTAGAGCTGTCTTCCTCGACAAGCTGTATGCCTTCCGTCACAGCGAGCACGGAAGTATGGTCCAGGTTTCTTGTCCATACAGACATGGTACGCTGCGCCACCTGCGATGTAGCGTCCAAGTCCGTCTCGCTCTCCTCCAGCACCCATGATTCAGTGTTTCGGATGATATTTTTCGGTGCCCAGCCAGGTAAGGATCCACGCTTGAGCATCAGGCGAGACGTGCAGAGGACGTAAGACGGTGGGCTGGACGGAGTGCGTGGGGGCCGCTGCTCGATACGCCGGTCTACGACGTCCGAGGTAAGTACATGTGTTGCGCGTGGATTAGGGTACCGCAGAAAGTATGCCTGTACACATGTTGTCCATGCGAACGGGAAATGCGTCTGCTCAGCAAACGTCTGGACCATGCGCCGAGCTAAATTTGGATGAGAAGAAAACGTAGTCTGCAATTTCAACAAATGTACAAAAAACACGATATTGGATTTAAATAGTGTGTTACCCTCCACCCatcatgcgctgcatcatTCCGCCTAGGCCGCCCATGTTCTGTGGTGAATAGCAAACGCAACGTACCTGCATCATTTCTTGCATTTGTGACATATCTGGCATGCCTTGCATATCGCCCATCCCAGGCAAGCCACCCATTCCGGCCATGGACGGCGGGATATTTCCACTCTGCAGTTGCTGCATTAACTTTTCGCGTCCGCCGGGCTGGCGCAACTGCGCCTTAATTTCAGGCGGAAGCGCGTTTTGCATCTTCATCGCCTGATCGCGTGATACGCCGGGAGGAAGCATGGGGGTGCCGCCGCGTCCACCTTGCATCTGTTTCAAAAATCCGTCTTTGCCACCCATCTTCTTCACCATACGAGCGACGGTGCGATACTGTACCAAGAATTCTTCCACTTCGCGCACACTCGTACCACTCCCTTTCGCCACGCGGTATACACGAGCAGTTGGGCGAAGCGGCGGTTTGGATTTCGGATCTTTGACCTCTTTAGCGCCCTCATCCTTGACCGGAACGGTAAAGCAACTACCATCGGAATCCAGTTCTGCCGGCGTCATGCTGTCGATAATGTAGAGCATACTCTTCATTTTTCCACCTGCCATCGCGTCTCCATCGCCGCCCATCATTTGGCCCATGCCGGGAATCATCCCCGCAAGCTTCGACATGGGGCCCATGTTCATGATGCTTGTCAATTGTTCGCGCCAATCGCGGATGGAAAATGTACCGCCCTCCGAGATCTTTTTCAGCATATCCttttgccgctgctgcgtctcTGTGTTCATCTGTACTTCCTCAACACTGTCCATAAAACCAGATAAATCACCCATGCCCAGCATCTTGGAAATAAACGGACGCGCACGGAACGGCTCCAGATCATGAATGTGCTCACCCGTGCCTATGAAAATGATGGGGGTGTTGGTGGAAGCGACGGCAGTAATCGCACCGCCACCTTTGGCATGACCATCGAGTTTGGTCACAAATAGAGCACCATACCCAGCAGCTTCCTTGAATGCAAGGCTTTGCGCCTCAGCAGCCTGGCCAATGCTAGCATCAAGGACCATGATGGTCTGCGTCGGCTTGATTGCTGCGCTGATATCTACCATCTCGGCAAACAAATCCTTTTCCTGCTTGTGTCGGCCAGACGTATCAACAATGATTACGTCGAAACGGGTCTTTTTGAAGGCCGCAACTCCGGTAGCGGCAATCGCGACCGGGTCAGTCTCTGTATAGGAGCCGTAGAACGGTATCGAGGCTTTTGCAGCGTTTTGTTTCAATTGGTCAAATGCACCGGCACGGAACGTGTCTGCACAGACAAGACCAGTCTTGTACCCACGTTTCTGATACCAAAGCGCAAGCTTGGTACAGGAGGTGGTTTTCCCACTGCCCTGGAGACCGACAAACATGACCACATTCTGTTTGCCTTTTTCAAGTCGGTGCGGCGTGTTATCCTCTCCAGGATCGACCAATTTGACAAGATGATCGAAaatgatgc
This is a stretch of genomic DNA from Malassezia vespertilionis chromosome 1, complete sequence. It encodes these proteins:
- the SRP54 gene encoding signal-recognition-particle GTPase (COG:U; BUSCO:EOG09261V9P; EggNog:ENOG503NU4T): MVLADLGRRLNQAFSDLQRQPVVDEGTIDLLLKSVCNALLASDVSVKLVQSLRQSAKSEVQSVLDSKGEHMNDAQRRNQVQRIIFDHLVKLVDPGEDNTPHRLEKGKQNVVMFVGLQGSGKTTSCTKLALWYQKRGYKTGLVCADTFRAGAFDQLKQNAAKASIPFYGSYTETDPVAIAATGVAAFKKTRFDVIIVDTSGRHKQEKDLFAEMVDISAAIKPTQTIMVLDASIGQAAEAQSLAFKEAAGYGALFVTKLDGHAKGGGAITAVASTNTPIIFIGTGEHIHDLEPFRARPFISKMLGMGDLSGFMDSVEEVQMNTETQQRQKDMLKKISEGGTFSIRDWREQLTSIMNMGPMSKLAGMIPGMGQMMGGDGDAMAGGKMKSMLYIIDSMTPAELDSDGSCFTVPVKDEGAKEVKDPKSKPPLRPTARVYRVAKGSGTSVREVEEFLVQYRTVARMVKKMGGKDGFLKQMQGGRGGTPMLPPGVSRDQAMKMQNALPPEIKAQLRQPGGREKLMQQLQSGNIPPSMAGMGGLPGMGDMQGMPDMSQMQEMMQAYFLRYPNPRATHVLTSDVVDRRIEQRPPRTPSSPPSYVLCTSRLMLKRGSLPGWAPKNIIRNTESWVLEESETDLDATSQVAQRTMSVWTRNLDHTSVLAVTEGIQLVEEDSSSILAKTGCITTADIRSSISFGMLRRRIEKFGFKRFLTHKDTSREGLVWSIERLPHLLDPSNASAEHRAESAPQSTRSRLLHALRPPFLDGYPLGPVQWVKKRMGSMSAGIWS